The Flavobacterium sp. HJ-32-4 genome contains a region encoding:
- the metH gene encoding methionine synthase, whose protein sequence is MNTPYSPTNASDFTDSATTALPRYLTLSGLEPLIVTPETNFVNVGERTNVTGSRKFLRLIREENYEEALDIARAQVEGGAQIIDVNMDEGMLDGVQAMTRFLNLIAAEPDIARVPVMIDSSKWEIIEAGLKVIQGKGVVNSISLKEGEAAFLDHARKIRRYGAAVIVMAFDEAGQADTFERRIEICKRSYDLLVGTVGFPPEDIIFDPNIFPVATGMDEHRRNALDFFRATQWIRKNLPYAHVSGGVSNVSFSFRGNDRVREAMHSAFLYHAIRHGMTMGIVNPEMLEIYDEIDKELLEYVEDVLLDRRDDATERLLAYAETVRGNNAQVEKQTQEWRNGTVRERLTHSLVKGIDEFIEIDVEEARLSVAKPIEVIEQHLMDGMNVVGDLFGSGKMFLPQVVKSARVMKKAVAYLLPFIEAQKTGTEETRGAGRILMATVKGDVHDIGKNIVSVVLACNNFEIIDLGVMVPPEKIIETAVRESVDVIGLSGLITPSLDEMVYLARELDRLNIKIPVMIGGATTSRAHTAVKIAPEYGGAVVHVNDASRAVTVASSLLQPDTKEAYVASLRTEYDQLREGYLSRGREKEFLTLEEARKNKLALDFAPVRPNFIGVKEIEVALSDLVAYIDWTPFFQSWELYGKYPAILTDEVVGEQATALFVDAKVMLQKILDEQWLSAKGIIGIFPANQVNDDDIAIWDADGNESARFLTLRQQSRKTAGAPNLALADFVAPEGTPDYIGCFCVTTGFGVDEKAKEFEADHDDYNSILVKALGDRLAEAFAEYLHERVRKEIWGYAADESLTNQDLISEAYQGIRPAPGYPACPDHLEKPTIWQLLDVENRIGVRLTESMAMWPASSVSGYYFAHPQSKYFGLGKIKHDQVADYANRRGISTEQALRWLGPNIA, encoded by the coding sequence ATGAACACGCCCTACAGCCCTACGAACGCCTCCGACTTCACCGACAGTGCCACTACTGCGCTTCCGCGTTACCTGACGCTATCCGGCCTCGAGCCGCTGATCGTTACGCCGGAAACGAACTTCGTCAACGTAGGCGAACGCACCAATGTCACCGGATCCCGTAAGTTTCTGCGTCTTATCCGGGAAGAGAACTATGAGGAAGCACTCGACATCGCACGGGCCCAGGTAGAAGGTGGCGCGCAGATCATTGATGTCAATATGGACGAGGGGATGCTCGATGGCGTGCAGGCCATGACCCGTTTCCTTAACCTGATTGCGGCCGAGCCGGATATCGCACGGGTGCCGGTCATGATCGACAGCTCGAAATGGGAAATCATCGAAGCCGGACTGAAAGTCATCCAGGGAAAAGGGGTCGTCAATTCGATTTCACTGAAGGAAGGCGAAGCGGCTTTCCTCGACCACGCCCGCAAAATCCGTCGATATGGCGCCGCGGTGATCGTGATGGCCTTCGACGAAGCGGGCCAGGCCGACACCTTCGAACGACGCATCGAAATCTGCAAACGATCGTATGACCTTTTGGTCGGAACCGTTGGTTTTCCGCCGGAAGATATCATCTTCGACCCCAATATCTTCCCTGTGGCGACGGGTATGGACGAACACCGCCGCAACGCCCTCGACTTCTTCCGCGCCACCCAATGGATACGGAAGAACCTGCCCTACGCCCATGTGAGTGGCGGGGTCAGTAACGTATCCTTTTCCTTCCGCGGCAATGACCGTGTGCGGGAAGCGATGCACTCAGCCTTCCTCTACCACGCGATTCGCCACGGCATGACCATGGGTATCGTAAATCCGGAGATGTTGGAAATCTATGACGAAATCGACAAAGAACTGCTGGAGTATGTGGAAGACGTGCTGCTGGACCGTCGTGACGATGCTACCGAACGACTGCTGGCCTACGCCGAAACGGTAAGGGGAAACAACGCCCAAGTCGAAAAACAAACCCAGGAATGGCGCAACGGCACGGTACGCGAACGGCTCACGCATTCGCTCGTGAAGGGTATTGATGAGTTCATCGAAATTGATGTCGAAGAAGCCCGGCTTTCGGTCGCCAAACCCATCGAAGTGATCGAACAGCACCTGATGGACGGCATGAATGTGGTGGGCGACCTTTTCGGAAGCGGGAAGATGTTTCTGCCCCAGGTCGTGAAATCGGCCCGGGTGATGAAGAAGGCCGTAGCCTATCTGTTACCGTTTATAGAAGCCCAGAAAACCGGCACGGAAGAAACAAGGGGCGCCGGACGGATCCTGATGGCAACCGTGAAAGGCGACGTGCACGATATCGGTAAAAATATCGTATCGGTTGTTTTAGCATGTAATAACTTCGAAATCATTGATTTGGGGGTTATGGTGCCGCCTGAAAAAATCATTGAGACGGCAGTGAGAGAAAGTGTTGACGTGATCGGGTTGTCCGGACTCATCACGCCTTCACTCGACGAGATGGTGTACCTCGCCAGGGAACTCGATCGCCTCAACATTAAAATTCCGGTCATGATAGGGGGCGCGACCACCTCGCGTGCCCACACCGCCGTGAAGATCGCACCCGAGTACGGTGGAGCGGTCGTGCACGTAAACGACGCTTCGCGCGCCGTGACGGTCGCCAGTAGTTTGCTGCAACCCGATACCAAAGAAGCCTATGTAGCCTCGCTGCGAACCGAATACGACCAATTGCGGGAAGGCTACCTGAGCCGCGGCCGGGAAAAGGAATTCCTGACGTTGGAGGAAGCCCGGAAAAACAAGTTAGCGCTCGATTTCGCCCCTGTACGCCCGAATTTCATCGGCGTGAAGGAAATCGAAGTAGCCTTGTCGGACCTGGTCGCTTATATCGACTGGACGCCGTTTTTCCAGTCGTGGGAATTGTATGGGAAATACCCGGCAATCTTAACGGATGAGGTTGTGGGCGAGCAGGCTACCGCGCTTTTTGTGGATGCGAAAGTCATGCTCCAAAAAATACTCGACGAGCAATGGTTGTCGGCAAAAGGCATCATAGGCATCTTTCCGGCCAACCAGGTCAACGACGACGATATTGCCATTTGGGATGCAGACGGAAACGAAAGCGCCCGTTTTCTGACCCTGCGGCAGCAATCCCGTAAGACGGCCGGTGCGCCCAACCTGGCGTTGGCCGATTTCGTTGCGCCGGAAGGCACGCCGGACTATATCGGTTGTTTTTGCGTCACGACGGGCTTTGGCGTTGATGAGAAGGCCAAAGAGTTCGAAGCCGACCATGATGATTACAACTCCATTCTCGTAAAAGCCCTCGGAGACCGTCTCGCAGAAGCGTTTGCCGAATACCTGCACGAGCGCGTCCGCAAAGAAATCTGGGGATACGCCGCCGATGAATCGCTTACAAACCAAGACCTGATTTCGGAAGCCTATCAGGGCATCCGGCCTGCACCAGGTTATCCGGCCTGTCCGGACCATCTCGAAAAGCCCACGATCTGGCAATTGCTCGATGTGGAAAACCGGATTGGCGTCCGCCTGACGGAAAGCATGGCGATGTGGCCGGCGTCTTCCGTCTCCGGTTACTACTTTGCCCATCCGCAAAGTAAGTATTTCGGACTCGGCAAAATCAAACACGACCAGGTTGCCGATTACGCCAACCGACGCGGAATTTCGACGGAACAGGCTTTGAGATGGTTAGGTCCTAATATCGCGTAA
- a CDS encoding homocysteine S-methyltransferase family protein, which produces MADIRKELEKRILVLDGAMGTMLQRHRFEEADFRGERFRDFPHPLKGNNDLLSITQPEAVKSVHRAYFEAGADIVETNTFSGTTIGMADYHLESLVCELNYESARIARAVADEFTDRPRFVAGSIGPTNRTASMSPDVNDPGFRAVTFDELRIAYKEQVEALIDGGVDLLLVETIFDTLNAKAALFAIEEVKEARHLDIPVMVSGTITDASGRTLSGQTVEAFLISISHIPLLSVGFNCALGADQLKPYLKRLGLRTSLNISAHPNAGLPNAFGQYDQTPEEMQALIREYLNENLVNIIGGCCGTTPEHIRLIASVAAEFEPRKRPEAVTI; this is translated from the coding sequence ATGGCTGATATCCGAAAAGAATTAGAAAAACGCATCCTCGTCTTAGACGGGGCCATGGGGACGATGTTGCAACGCCACCGATTCGAAGAGGCGGATTTTCGCGGTGAGCGGTTCCGTGATTTCCCGCATCCCCTTAAAGGCAACAACGATTTGCTCTCGATCACCCAACCCGAAGCAGTGAAATCGGTGCACCGGGCGTATTTCGAGGCCGGCGCCGATATTGTGGAAACCAATACGTTTTCGGGCACGACCATCGGAATGGCCGACTACCATCTGGAAAGCCTCGTGTGTGAACTGAACTATGAATCAGCCCGAATCGCACGCGCCGTGGCCGATGAGTTCACCGATCGGCCGCGTTTTGTTGCCGGATCGATAGGTCCGACCAACCGCACCGCAAGCATGTCGCCCGATGTCAACGATCCCGGATTCCGCGCGGTCACCTTCGATGAACTCCGCATCGCCTACAAAGAACAGGTCGAAGCCCTTATCGACGGTGGTGTTGATCTGCTTCTCGTTGAGACGATTTTCGATACCCTAAACGCCAAAGCCGCTCTTTTCGCCATCGAAGAAGTGAAGGAAGCGCGTCACCTCGATATTCCGGTTATGGTGTCGGGTACCATCACCGATGCGTCGGGTCGCACGCTCTCAGGCCAGACGGTCGAAGCGTTCCTCATCTCTATCTCACATATTCCGCTGCTCAGCGTCGGATTCAATTGTGCTTTGGGAGCCGACCAACTCAAGCCGTACCTGAAGCGACTCGGACTCCGGACGTCACTGAACATTTCCGCGCATCCGAACGCCGGATTGCCCAATGCTTTCGGGCAGTATGACCAGACACCTGAGGAAATGCAGGCATTGATTCGGGAATACCTAAATGAAAATCTTGTCAATATAATAGGCGGCTGTTGCGGCACGACGCCCGAACACATTCGCCTGATTGCCTCGGTGGCTGCTGAATTTGAACCCAGAAAACGTCCCGAAGCCGTAACGATATAA
- the metK gene encoding methionine adenosyltransferase: MAYLFTSESVSEGHPDKVADQISDALIDHFLAFDPESKVACETLVTTGQVILAGEVKSNTYLDVQQIARDVIRKIGYTKSEYMFEANSCGILSAIHEQSADINQGVDRANKEEQGAGDQGMMFGYATNETADYMPLALNLSHKLLQELAELRRENKEITYLRPDAKSQVTLEYDDNNKPVRIDAIVISTQHDDFDQEAAMLAKIKKDIIEILIPRIIAKNPEYAHLFNDAIHYHINPTGKFVIGGPHGDTGLTGRKIIVDTYGGKGAHGGGAFSGKDPSKVDRSAAYATRHIAKNLVAAGIADEILVQVSYAIGVAKPMGIYINTYGTAKVGLSDGEIAKKVEALFDMRPYFIEQRLKLRNPIYSETAAYGHMGRTPETVTKKFRSPDGSEKAVTVELFTWEKLDYVDAVKSAFGL; the protein is encoded by the coding sequence ATGGCCTATCTTTTTACGTCGGAATCTGTCAGTGAAGGACATCCCGACAAAGTTGCCGACCAGATTTCGGACGCGCTCATCGATCATTTCCTCGCCTTCGACCCCGAGTCGAAAGTAGCCTGCGAAACGCTTGTCACCACCGGACAGGTCATCCTGGCGGGCGAAGTGAAATCGAACACTTACCTTGACGTACAACAAATCGCACGTGATGTCATCCGTAAGATCGGATACACGAAAAGCGAATATATGTTCGAAGCCAACTCGTGTGGCATCCTGTCGGCCATCCACGAACAATCGGCGGATATCAACCAGGGCGTTGACCGTGCCAATAAAGAAGAGCAAGGCGCCGGCGACCAGGGCATGATGTTCGGATACGCCACCAATGAAACGGCCGACTATATGCCATTGGCGCTCAACCTATCGCACAAGTTGCTGCAGGAATTGGCAGAACTGCGTCGCGAGAACAAAGAGATTACCTACCTCCGCCCGGACGCCAAGTCACAGGTAACATTAGAATACGACGACAACAACAAACCGGTACGGATCGACGCGATCGTGATCTCTACCCAACACGACGACTTCGACCAGGAAGCCGCGATGTTGGCCAAGATCAAAAAAGATATTATCGAAATCCTCATTCCGCGCATCATCGCGAAGAATCCGGAATACGCACACTTGTTTAACGACGCCATCCACTACCACATCAATCCTACAGGGAAATTTGTGATTGGCGGGCCTCACGGCGATACCGGACTCACGGGCCGTAAGATCATCGTGGATACCTACGGTGGAAAAGGCGCACACGGAGGCGGGGCTTTCTCAGGAAAAGATCCGTCGAAAGTAGACCGTTCCGCTGCCTACGCTACCCGTCACATCGCGAAAAACCTCGTGGCTGCCGGTATAGCAGATGAAATCCTCGTGCAGGTTTCCTACGCAATCGGCGTAGCCAAACCGATGGGTATTTATATTAACACATACGGAACGGCAAAAGTCGGACTGAGTGACGGTGAAATCGCGAAGAAAGTAGAAGCGCTGTTTGATATGCGCCCGTACTTCATCGAGCAACGCCTGAAGCTGCGTAACCCGATTTATTCAGAAACGGCGGCATACGGTCACATGGGCCGCACACCGGAAACCGTCACTAAGAAATTCCGTTCGCCCGATGGTTCTGAGAAAGCCGTAACAGTCGAACTGTTTACATGGGAAAAACTCGACTATGTTGACGCTGTGAAAAGCGCTTTCGGACTCTAA
- a CDS encoding carboxypeptidase regulatory-like domain-containing protein produces the protein MKPLFALLALVTALTARSQTIRLDGTVTDDKKAPLEMANVMAINQATKAMDAYAITNDKGRFYLNLKPNTAYTVKLSFLGFKPKELTINTGSSDMRQEIVMEEGGIELEGVEIVNEMPVSISGDTIVYNADSFKTGTERKLEDVLKKLPGVQVNADGEVEVEGKKVSKLMVEGKDFFDGDTKLGVKNIPADAVDKVQVLRNYNEISQLKPVENNEESVAMNIKLKDGKKNFWFGDMTAGSGVGHKESRYIVNPKVFYYNPEYSVNLITNFNNIGELPLTMQDYFKFTGGFRAMMRKSNSNFNVSSNDIGLLTLRNNRAKEIETRFGAANASWSPSKAWTLSGFGIFSSSTNEVETASRSTVLQTNTTQETTEKALQETRLAMAKLSANYKPSANFQFDYDALIKGSDQGEVTDLFQTTRLADGTSSGQQILTDKQQKPFSINQNLSAYWTKSERHIFAFEFQHLYQEEDPLYTANLGNNPFPTGNLGIVDEASGRYDLNQYRFVKTHKADAKVDYYFVATPKSNINVTIGNTYSRQSFDSRFYQVLDNGSQTATPSTALNDVDYRYEDVFAAFHYKILTGKFTFNPGFSVHYYDMHNIQPTVDFSNSFVRLLPDFYALWQIKKSETLTYNFSISNNFTDVNQLITGLLFNSYRSLSTGNPFLGSSTVQTHSLRYFKFNMFNQENIFGNLSYVKTVDGVKSNSIFDGINQFSRPLNLFYADESLSGNGMYGRSFLRYYKASLSAGLNWNKSNNLFVGQRDTRESFSQNYTVTASTNYRKFPNLEVGYTLTMNYYDQNTFTNESPFVRLDYYFLDAFSFSADYQYNHYHDADNTVDNEYDFLSASLIYQKKDSKWEYKFSATNLLNTTTLNSDSFSQFITSTQQYRVQPRYLIFSMKYNL, from the coding sequence ATGAAGCCACTTTTTGCCCTGCTGGCACTCGTGACGGCACTTACCGCACGGTCGCAAACCATTCGTCTGGACGGAACCGTCACCGACGACAAAAAAGCACCACTTGAAATGGCCAACGTGATGGCCATCAACCAGGCTACCAAAGCCATGGATGCCTATGCCATCACCAACGACAAAGGACGCTTTTACCTAAACCTGAAACCCAATACGGCCTACACGGTCAAGTTGAGTTTCCTCGGATTCAAACCCAAAGAACTGACCATCAACACGGGCAGCTCTGACATGCGGCAGGAAATCGTCATGGAAGAGGGTGGCATCGAACTGGAAGGGGTGGAGATCGTCAACGAAATGCCGGTGTCCATCAGTGGGGATACCATTGTGTACAACGCCGATTCATTTAAAACCGGAACTGAACGAAAACTTGAGGATGTGTTGAAAAAGCTCCCCGGCGTGCAGGTCAATGCCGACGGCGAGGTGGAAGTGGAGGGGAAGAAGGTGAGTAAACTGATGGTCGAAGGGAAAGATTTCTTCGACGGCGACACCAAACTCGGGGTCAAGAATATCCCTGCGGATGCGGTTGACAAAGTACAGGTGTTGCGGAATTACAACGAAATCAGTCAACTGAAGCCCGTTGAAAACAACGAGGAAAGCGTGGCGATGAACATCAAACTCAAAGACGGGAAGAAGAACTTCTGGTTCGGCGACATGACGGCCGGATCGGGTGTGGGCCATAAGGAGAGTCGCTATATCGTCAACCCCAAGGTGTTTTACTACAACCCGGAGTATAGCGTCAACCTGATCACCAATTTCAATAACATCGGCGAGTTGCCGCTCACCATGCAGGATTACTTCAAGTTTACCGGCGGGTTTCGGGCGATGATGCGAAAGAGCAACAGCAATTTCAATGTGTCATCAAATGATATCGGTTTGCTTACCCTCCGGAACAACCGGGCGAAGGAAATCGAAACCCGTTTCGGGGCGGCGAACGCGAGCTGGAGTCCGTCAAAGGCCTGGACGCTAAGCGGATTCGGTATTTTCTCCTCTTCTACAAATGAGGTCGAAACCGCCTCACGAAGCACGGTATTGCAAACAAATACCACCCAGGAAACCACGGAAAAGGCGCTTCAGGAGACCCGGTTGGCCATGGCGAAGTTGAGCGCGAATTACAAACCCAGCGCCAATTTCCAGTTCGATTACGATGCGTTAATTAAAGGATCGGACCAAGGGGAAGTCACAGACCTCTTCCAAACGACCCGACTCGCCGATGGTACCAGCAGCGGACAGCAAATCCTGACCGATAAACAGCAGAAGCCCTTTTCGATCAACCAGAACCTGAGTGCCTACTGGACGAAGAGCGAACGCCACATCTTTGCATTCGAATTCCAGCACCTGTATCAGGAGGAGGATCCGCTCTATACGGCGAATCTAGGCAACAATCCGTTCCCGACGGGTAACCTCGGCATCGTAGACGAAGCGTCCGGACGGTACGATCTCAATCAGTATCGCTTTGTGAAAACCCATAAAGCCGATGCCAAGGTCGACTACTACTTCGTGGCGACACCGAAAAGCAACATCAACGTGACGATCGGGAATACCTATTCGCGCCAGTCGTTTGATTCGCGTTTTTACCAGGTGCTCGACAACGGATCGCAGACTGCCACGCCGTCAACGGCACTGAACGACGTCGATTATCGGTATGAAGATGTCTTTGCCGCCTTCCATTATAAAATCCTGACGGGGAAATTTACCTTCAATCCGGGTTTTAGCGTACATTACTATGATATGCACAACATCCAGCCGACCGTCGACTTCTCGAATAGTTTCGTGCGGCTGTTGCCCGATTTTTACGCTTTGTGGCAAATCAAGAAGTCGGAGACGCTTACCTATAACTTTTCCATCAGCAACAACTTTACGGATGTCAACCAGCTGATCACCGGACTCTTGTTCAATAGTTACCGGAGCCTCTCTACGGGCAACCCGTTCCTGGGAAGCTCGACCGTTCAGACGCATTCGCTTCGGTATTTCAAATTCAACATGTTCAACCAGGAAAACATCTTCGGTAACCTTTCTTATGTCAAGACCGTTGATGGCGTAAAATCGAATTCGATTTTCGACGGTATCAACCAGTTTTCCCGGCCGTTGAACCTTTTCTATGCGGATGAATCGCTTTCGGGGAATGGGATGTATGGGCGTTCCTTTCTCCGGTATTACAAAGCGTCCCTCAGCGCCGGACTTAACTGGAATAAATCAAACAACCTCTTCGTGGGCCAACGTGACACGCGGGAAAGTTTCTCGCAGAATTACACGGTGACGGCCTCCACCAACTACCGGAAGTTCCCGAACCTGGAAGTGGGGTATACGCTGACGATGAATTACTACGACCAGAATACGTTTACCAATGAGAGTCCGTTTGTGCGATTGGACTACTATTTCCTGGATGCCTTTTCGTTTAGCGCGGACTACCAATACAACCATTACCACGATGCGGATAATACCGTCGATAACGAGTACGACTTCCTTTCGGCCAGCCTGATTTACCAGAAGAAAGACAGCAAGTGGGAGTATAAATTCTCGGCCACCAACCTTTTGAATACGACGACACTCAACAGTGACAGTTTTTCCCAATTCATTACAAGCACCCAACAATACCGGGTCCAGCCGCGTTACCTGATCTTCTCGATGAAGTACAATTTGTAA
- a CDS encoding GLPGLI family protein, with product MKHLHYFMALFLVSASAVAQKDFQGMAVYESKTSTADFNSAMGGNREITPEMRKMIEDRMKAMFEKTFILNFDRSASIYKEEEKLDTPGGDGMGGGRRMMMSFMGGGGTYYKNVKEKRYVVDKEFMGKEFLVKDSLPKLEWKLEGETRQIGGYTCYKATAVRPASPADFRNFRFKGKPEEKKEEKDEKKSTNFTDQFEMQKEITITAWYTPDIPINQGPGDYWGLPGLILEVSDGKTVILCSKVVLNVKEKADIKEPSSGKVVSQKEYDDIVVKKMEELKEQGMGPGGNNRMQIRMGR from the coding sequence ATGAAACACCTCCACTATTTTATGGCCCTTTTTCTGGTGTCAGCTTCCGCTGTCGCCCAGAAAGACTTCCAGGGCATGGCTGTTTACGAATCAAAGACCAGCACCGCCGATTTCAATTCGGCCATGGGCGGCAACCGCGAGATCACGCCTGAAATGCGAAAGATGATCGAAGATCGGATGAAAGCGATGTTCGAAAAGACTTTCATCCTGAATTTTGACCGCAGTGCCTCGATTTATAAAGAAGAGGAAAAACTCGACACTCCCGGCGGCGACGGCATGGGGGGCGGTCGCCGGATGATGATGTCATTCATGGGTGGTGGCGGCACCTATTATAAAAATGTAAAAGAGAAACGCTACGTCGTTGATAAAGAGTTCATGGGGAAAGAGTTCCTCGTAAAAGATTCACTCCCGAAATTAGAGTGGAAACTCGAAGGGGAAACACGGCAAATAGGCGGATACACCTGCTACAAAGCTACGGCGGTACGTCCTGCCTCTCCGGCCGATTTCCGGAACTTCCGTTTCAAGGGGAAGCCAGAGGAGAAGAAAGAGGAGAAAGACGAAAAGAAGTCGACCAACTTCACTGATCAATTTGAAATGCAGAAAGAAATCACGATCACAGCGTGGTACACCCCGGATATCCCCATCAACCAGGGCCCGGGCGACTATTGGGGGCTTCCGGGTTTGATTTTGGAGGTATCGGATGGAAAAACGGTGATCCTGTGTTCGAAGGTGGTGTTGAATGTCAAGGAAAAAGCCGACATCAAAGAGCCGTCTTCCGGCAAGGTCGTCAGCCAGAAAGAATACGACGACATTGTGGTCAAGAAGATGGAGGAACTAAAGGAACAGGGTATGGGACCTGGCGGCAATAACCGGATGCAAATACGAATGGGACGTTGA
- a CDS encoding deoxynucleoside kinase yields the protein MHIAIAGNIGAGKTTLTRLLAKHFNWEPHYEDVVDNPYLDDFYHQMERWSFNLQIYFLNSRFRQILQFRESGKKIIQDRTIYEDAHIFAPNLHAMGLMTNRDFQNYTMLFELMESLVSSPDMLIYLRSSIPNLVSQIHKRGRDYENSISIDYLSRLNERYEAWIQKYDKGKLLIIDVDKIDFVNNPEDLGNVINRINAELNGLF from the coding sequence ATGCACATCGCGATTGCCGGAAACATCGGTGCCGGAAAAACGACCCTGACCCGCCTTTTGGCCAAGCACTTCAACTGGGAACCGCATTATGAGGATGTGGTCGACAATCCGTATCTCGACGACTTTTACCACCAGATGGAACGTTGGTCGTTCAACCTGCAGATTTACTTCCTGAACAGTCGTTTCCGCCAGATTCTGCAGTTTCGTGAAAGTGGTAAGAAAATCATACAGGACCGTACTATTTACGAGGATGCGCACATTTTTGCGCCTAACCTCCACGCGATGGGGCTCATGACCAATCGCGACTTCCAGAACTACACCATGCTGTTCGAATTGATGGAAAGTCTGGTCAGTTCACCGGATATGTTGATTTATCTGCGCAGTTCGATTCCCAACCTGGTATCGCAGATCCATAAAAGAGGGCGGGATTACGAAAACTCGATCTCCATCGATTACCTCAGTCGCCTTAACGAACGCTATGAAGCCTGGATCCAGAAATACGACAAAGGCAAACTGCTGATCATCGACGTCGATAAAATTGACTTCGTCAACAACCCTGAAGACTTGGGGAATGTGATCAACCGGATTAATGCGGAGTTGAACGGGTTGTTTTAG